Proteins encoded in a region of the Gemmatimonadota bacterium genome:
- a CDS encoding lysophospholipid acyltransferase family protein, with the protein MGGTPSVGPQAALRGAGLGRDPGVPAAHRGALKNSSGPGRVPERVAVYRGFQTLVRVTSRLFLPSVRVTGGEHVPSEGACLVVANHQSVLDPILIQSFCRRPLHTMTKSTQFGTPILGWLLREHLLAFPVRRYQVDPQAVRVALRRLAQGRAVGVYVEGERSWDGVLQPPRLGTLRLLLKAGVPVIPCAISGSYDVWPRWGGGVRRAPVRIAFGPPVPLPKMDERFARERALDETAAAVMGAIRRLGAGPPAVHINS; encoded by the coding sequence GTGGGAGGAACTCCTTCAGTTGGCCCTCAGGCGGCTCTACGCGGAGCGGGGCTGGGGCGAGATCCGGGAGTTCCAGCCGCGCATCGTGGCGCTTTGAAGAACTCTTCCGGCCCAGGCCGCGTGCCCGAGCGAGTGGCGGTGTATCGTGGTTTCCAGACGCTTGTCCGGGTAACGTCGCGGCTGTTCCTGCCATCCGTGAGGGTAACCGGCGGGGAACACGTGCCGTCCGAGGGAGCGTGTCTGGTGGTGGCCAATCACCAGAGCGTCCTGGATCCGATCCTGATCCAGTCCTTCTGCCGCCGGCCGCTGCACACCATGACCAAGAGCACTCAGTTCGGGACGCCCATCCTGGGCTGGCTGCTCCGAGAGCACCTGCTGGCCTTTCCGGTGCGGCGCTACCAGGTGGACCCGCAGGCCGTGCGCGTCGCCCTGCGGCGTCTGGCGCAAGGCAGGGCGGTGGGCGTGTACGTCGAGGGCGAGCGGTCCTGGGACGGCGTCCTGCAGCCGCCCCGGCTCGGCACGTTGCGGCTCCTCTTGAAGGCCGGCGTGCCGGTGATCCCGTGCGCCATCTCCGGATCCTACGACGTCTGGCCCCGCTGGGGCGGTGGCGTACGGCGCGCGCCCGTCCGGATCGCGTTCGGACCGCCGGTGCCGCTGCCCAAGATGGACGAGCGCTTTGCGCGGGAGCGGGCCCTGGACGAGACGGCCGCGGCGGTCATGGGGGCGATTCGGCGACTGGGCGCTGGCCCGCCCGCTGTTCACATCAACAGCTGA
- a CDS encoding polyprenol monophosphomannose synthase, whose translation MGREDRRSLVIVPTYNERENIPRLIPRVLAQDPGIEVLVIDDASSDGTGQVADEMAGAEPRVHVMHRPAKLGLGTAYLAGFKWGLERDYELLFEMDADFSHDPEHLPQFLEAAEDADVVLGSRYLGGRVTVVNWPITRLILSSFANAYARRITGVPVADVTGGFRCYHRRVLEAIDLDAVGSEGYAFQIEMTLRAWVKGFRIAEIPIVFADRDSGESKMSKAIIVEAVWRVWYLRLLRLFRRL comes from the coding sequence ATGGGGCGAGAGGATAGACGTTCGCTCGTCATAGTTCCCACATACAACGAGCGCGAGAACATCCCGCGGCTGATACCGCGGGTGTTGGCCCAGGACCCCGGCATCGAGGTGCTGGTCATCGACGACGCCAGCTCCGACGGAACCGGGCAGGTGGCCGACGAAATGGCCGGGGCCGAGCCCAGGGTCCACGTGATGCATCGGCCTGCAAAGTTAGGTCTGGGAACAGCTTATCTCGCTGGCTTCAAGTGGGGCCTCGAACGAGACTACGAGCTCTTGTTCGAGATGGACGCCGACTTCTCCCACGACCCGGAGCACCTGCCGCAGTTCCTCGAGGCCGCCGAGGACGCGGACGTCGTGCTGGGCTCCCGCTACCTGGGGGGCCGAGTGACGGTCGTGAACTGGCCCATCACCAGGCTGATCCTGTCGTCGTTCGCCAACGCCTACGCGCGCCGCATCACCGGGGTGCCGGTCGCGGACGTGACGGGGGGCTTCCGCTGTTACCACAGGCGAGTCCTGGAGGCCATCGACCTCGACGCGGTCGGTTCGGAGGGCTACGCCTTCCAGATCGAGATGACGCTGCGGGCGTGGGTGAAGGGCTTCCGCATTGCGGAGATCCCCATCGTCTTCGCCGACCGCGACAGCGGTGAGTCGAAGATGTCCAAGGCGATCATCGTGGAGGCGGTCTGGCGGGTGTGGTATCTGCGGCTACTACGCCTCTTTCGGCGTCTGTAG